From the Sphingobium sp. RAC03 genome, the window TGGCGACGAAGGTGGAGCCGCGTTCCAGGCCGGGCACGAAGCCGGCCTTGTTGCCCTCGATCACCAGCCCGCTGCTGTCATGTTCGCGGCCTTCGGGGGCGACGGTGATGAAGGCGGACCAGTTATCCTTATCCTTGCCCTGCACCATTTCATTGCCCCGGATGAGGCCGCTCGCGCCGTTGGACAGGTCGATCATATAGTTGGTCAGCTTGCCGCCGCTGTCATCGAAACTATTGCCGGTGATGGTGACGCGGGCGGTGCGCGTTTTCAGATAATGGCCGCCGTCGCCGAGGTCGAAACGGCTGTTGGTGACGGTCAGGCTGTCGAGCCGCCCGATATAGATGCCATGCGCACAATCCAGGTCGCGGTCGCAGCGGCCCAGATGGCGGAAGGTCGACTTGTCGATGCTGACCTGGCCGCCGTCATAGTCGCCGGTCAAAATCCCTTCCTCGCTGTTGCGGAACAGGCTGTTGCGGACGGTGAGGCTGCCGCTTTCGAGGCGGATGCCCGCGCCATTGCCATCGGGCACGCGGATGTTCTGGAAGATGATGCCATCCACCACGCTCGCCCGGCCGCGCAGCACGAAGGCGCCCTTGCCCTCGCACGGCACGCCGTCGAATATGACGCTGCCCGGCGTCGCGGCGCGGATGGTGACGTCGCCGCCCTGCTGCACGGCGCATTGGCGATAGGTGCCTGGGGCCACGACCACCGTGCCCCGCCCGTCACCGATCGCGCCCAGCGCATCGGCCAGCGACCCGAAGGCGCGGCCCGATTCGGCGAGCGTGAAGGGGGCGGGATTGCCCTGTGCCAGCGCGGTCGAGGCGATGGCGAGGGAGACGAGCAGGCTGGTGGATATGATGCGCATGGCGCGCAGGATAGGCGCGGGCGACGCGCCGACCAAGGCGAGAAGGGGGTTAATGGCGCGCTGCCCCGCTATGGGACAGAGTGACGGGCAAAGGTTGCGGGCGGCGGTGGCGGTTGCCGGTGCCCTGCCCGTCCACGTGCCGATCAGGGTCACAGCCACGCGACGGCGGGGAAGTTCACACCGTTGCAGTACCCTATTTTCGGGCGAATGGGGGCGTAAAGTGCCGATGAAGCCCCCGCGATGCGACGGTGACGCGCCTGTTGGGTCACAACGACGCGACAGGGACGCGCCACCCACGCCTCAGCGACGCGCCGCCCTGGGGGCGGGTGGCGGGGCGAAGGGATCGGCCAGGCTCTGCGCATGGAGCGCCAATGCGCGGTCCCATGTCCGGTCGAACGGCGTGCCCGCCAACCGCCGCCGCAACCGATGCGCGCTGGCGCGCGACATGCCCGCGGTCCGGGCGGCGTGCGTGACATTGCCGGTCGCAAGCAGGGTGGCGAGGAAAAGCCGCTGCTTGTCCGGCGTTCAGCGGGCGCGATCGGTGCAGGTTGGCGCGGCGGGCGCGGGCGGATGGGGGGTGGGGTGCTGGTCCATCTATGAGGATAGACCAGAGGATTTCCTACATTGGAAGGGGGATTTTATGGTGCGTATGCCGTTTTAGTCTTTTGACCAGTTGAGCAGTCATTATTGCAAGAAACGTTGAAATAGATTCAACGATATGAACGAAATGTATTCGCCATCAGTATGTCTATTAAATTTTTCACTTGATGAATAACCGTTACAAATATACCAAAAGACCAATATCGGGGGGTATATGGTGATGGCGGTATTTTTTGGGCGCATATCAAGACAATATTCATTGATTTTATCTGGCGTTATGTGTGTGTTAATGCTGTCATCGAATGTGGCTACGGCTTCAGAATCGTCACAGGAAAAAATTAAGGAACTGCTCCAGCAGGCAACCGATGCTCGACGAGATGCAGAGGATGCACTGTTGCGCGCAAAGGCTGCCGAAGCAGGGCTTGCCAATCTCCTGAACACGGACTCTAATATCGGCATATCGCCTAAATCGACGCCTTCCAGTCTATTATTGACGAACGCTGAGCGACCAGCTCGTATGGATTGCATCAATGGCGATGACGCTTGTGGGACAGAATCTCTGGGATATGATTTGCTTTCTTATCCCTATCTGCGGGAGGAGGGAAAAGATCGAGATAAGTGGGCGGAGACGCGCCTTATCAATTTCGTTAAGAAGCAGAATGCGGGCGTGAATAGGAAGATTAGCTTCAATATTATAGATCAGCCCTTTGACTCACGCATTTCGCTTAGCAAAGGCGATGAAGCAATTGATGCACAATATGCCTTCCCACTCTCGCGACGCCGGAGAACAACGGATAGTTATGTGCGAGCCGTAACATCCACTCTTAGCATTGGATTTTCTGCTTCATTAGACCCGTCTAACAAGAAGGTGGGATTAATTGCAAGAGGTGGTAGTTTTGCTGATGACCAACTCGCCTTAAATTTTACATTCGGTAGACAGTATCATCCTGCGATTGCAAGGT encodes:
- a CDS encoding right-handed parallel beta-helix repeat-containing protein; translated protein: MRIISTSLLVSLAIASTALAQGNPAPFTLAESGRAFGSLADALGAIGDGRGTVVVAPGTYRQCAVQQGGDVTIRAATPGSVIFDGVPCEGKGAFVLRGRASVVDGIIFQNIRVPDGNGAGIRLESGSLTVRNSLFRNSEEGILTGDYDGGQVSIDKSTFRHLGRCDRDLDCAHGIYIGRLDSLTVTNSRFDLGDGGHYLKTRTARVTITGNSFDDSGGKLTNYMIDLSNGASGLIRGNEMVQGKDKDNWSAFITVAPEGREHDSSGLVIEGNKAGFVPGLERGSTFVANFTDDAVKIGANQLAPSMKVKDRR